The following are encoded together in the Triticum dicoccoides isolate Atlit2015 ecotype Zavitan chromosome 6B, WEW_v2.0, whole genome shotgun sequence genome:
- the LOC119324727 gene encoding protein SAWADEE HOMEODOMAIN HOMOLOG 2-like, with product MTGQAPSLVFRFTHTEVAKMEEVLRDLNAMPKGPVIKGLTDDFNASPDRSGDGKVPIQYNQVRNWFQNQRSAQSRKMMVPPVAEEHHPVDGSYSGNSSLDGGHVQFEAKSAINGAWYDVAAFLSHRFTGTKDPEVLVRFTWLGPEEDEWVDVCKCVRVCSLQCVAVLPGDLIMCFKEDKEQARYFDAHVLQVQRRRHDVRGCRCRFLVCYDHDHSEEFVPLSKVCRRSVHQKAQKPHEMMDVNTDKVTGGGVPIPPDQGGPFDKPVAPLLDSPTSTGSNSVADVEAGGMEATPNGEGADEAHGDKIDVGA from the exons ATGACGGGGCAGGCGCCAAGTCTCGTGTTCCGGTTCACCCACACGGAGGTCGCCAAGATGGAGGAGGTCCTCCGTGACCTCAACGCCATGCCCAAGGGTCCTGTCATCAAGGGCCTCACCGACGACTTCAACGCCTCCCCGGACCGCTCCGGCGACGGCAAGGTCCCCATCCAGTACAATCAG GTGAGGAATTGGTTCCAGAACCAGAGGTCCGCGCAGTCCAGGAAGATGATGGTGCCCCCAGTGGCCGAGGAACACCACCCAGTGGACGGATCATACTCAG GGAATAGTTCTTTGGATGGTGGCCATGTCCAGTTTGAGGCAAAGTCAGCAATCAATGGCGCATG GTACGATGTTGCTGCCTTTCTGTCCCACAGGTTCACTGGAACAAAGGACCCG GAAGTACTAGTTCGATTTACTTGGCTTGGACCCGAGGAGGATGAATGGGTTGATGTTTGTAAATGTGTGAGAGTGTGTTCTCTTCAATGTGTTGCTGTGCTGCCTGGGGATCTCATTATGTGTTTTAAG GAAGATAAAGAGCAGGCCCGCTATTTTGATGCACATGTTCTTCAAGTTCAAAGGCGCAGGCATGACGTAAGGGGGTGCCGCTGCAGGTTTCTTGTTTGTTATGATCATGATCACTCTGAG GAGTTTGTTCCACTGAGCAAGGTATGCCGTCGATCAGTGCACCAGAAAGCCCAAAAGCCACACGAGATGATGGATGTCAACACTGACAAGGTGACCGGGGGCGGGGTTCCCATTCCACCAGATCAAGGAGGTCCATTTGACAAGCCGGTTGCTCCCTTACTTGACTCGCCTACTAGCACTGGCAGCAATTCAGTGGCAGATGTTGAGGCGGGGGGCATGGAGGCTACCCCAAATGGTGAAGGTGCAGATGAAGCACATGGCGACAAGATTGATGTGGGAGCGTAG